Proteins encoded in a region of the Methylosinus trichosporium OB3b genome:
- a CDS encoding ABC transporter ATP-binding protein, whose translation MTDIAIRAERLGKTYVIGHEDENLRGASFRRALARSARNLSRASLDMLRGRPIIAGDTTEEFHALRDVEFEIARGDVVGVIGRNGAGKSTLLKILSRITEPTKGRVEIAGRVASLLEIGTGFHPELSGRENVFLNGAILGMSRAEIKRKFDEIVAFARIDSFIDTPVKRYSSGMQVRLAFSVAAHLDPEILLIDEVLAVGDLEFQKKCLGKMGEIAGRDGRTVLFVSHQLGMVARLCTRGLLLSGGTLAFSGTAGEAIERYVAQSAGSNKRSFADEKRLEALPAAIVGVECVGPSGAATDHFASRDAIRVRVSLRVRQAIGGMLLGIGIENRHATRVSTWVTRLAEHMEEGQTNAEIEIEIEPDVIAPGGYTFTLALHEAGIVYHRIEDQCPIMIIDSGSQMTQFSNVDYGVVLVPARWRTRAAA comes from the coding sequence TTGACCGACATCGCCATTCGCGCCGAGAGACTCGGCAAGACCTATGTCATCGGCCATGAGGACGAGAATCTTCGCGGGGCCTCGTTTCGCCGCGCGCTGGCGCGAAGCGCCCGCAATCTCTCTCGCGCCTCGCTCGACATGCTGCGTGGCCGGCCGATCATCGCAGGCGACACCACGGAGGAGTTCCACGCGCTGCGTGACGTCGAGTTCGAGATCGCGCGCGGCGATGTGGTCGGCGTCATCGGGCGCAACGGCGCCGGCAAATCGACGCTGCTGAAGATCCTCTCGCGCATCACCGAGCCGACGAAGGGAAGGGTGGAGATCGCGGGGCGCGTCGCCAGCCTGCTGGAGATCGGCACGGGCTTTCATCCAGAGCTCAGCGGCCGCGAGAATGTGTTCCTCAATGGCGCCATTCTCGGAATGAGCCGCGCCGAGATCAAGCGCAAGTTCGACGAGATCGTCGCCTTCGCCCGCATCGATTCCTTCATCGACACGCCGGTGAAGCGCTATTCGAGCGGCATGCAGGTGCGTCTCGCCTTTTCGGTCGCCGCCCATCTCGATCCGGAGATATTGCTGATCGACGAGGTGCTCGCTGTCGGCGATCTCGAGTTCCAGAAGAAATGCCTCGGCAAGATGGGTGAGATCGCCGGCCGCGACGGGCGCACCGTGCTGTTCGTCAGCCATCAGCTCGGCATGGTCGCGCGACTCTGCACGCGCGGGCTGCTGCTCTCGGGCGGAACGCTCGCCTTCAGCGGCACGGCCGGAGAGGCGATCGAGCGCTATGTGGCGCAGAGCGCCGGCTCCAACAAGCGCAGCTTCGCCGACGAAAAGCGGCTCGAAGCGCTGCCGGCGGCGATCGTCGGCGTCGAATGCGTCGGCCCGAGCGGCGCGGCGACCGATCATTTCGCATCGCGTGACGCGATCCGTGTGCGCGTCAGCCTGCGCGTCCGCCAGGCGATCGGCGGCATGCTGCTCGGCATCGGCATAGAGAACCGCCATGCGACGCGCGTCTCCACCTGGGTCACACGTCTCGCCGAGCATATGGAGGAGGGGCAGACCAACGCCGAGATCGAGATCGAGATCGAGCCGGATGTGATCGCTCCCGGCGGATATACGTTCACGCTCGCTCTGCATGAAGCGGGGATCGTCTATCATCGCATCGAGGACCAATGTCCGATCATGATCATCGACTCGGGCTCGCAAATGACTCAGTTCAGCAATGTCGACTATGGCGTCGTCCTGGTGCCTGCGCGCTGGCGCACGCGCGCCGCCGCCTGA
- a CDS encoding glycosyltransferase family 2 protein has product MPNSSSPAAAQDDAVAVIVPCYDSADTLAETLESVLAQEGPLEIIVVDDGSRDESLAVARRFEPRVRVVSGPNRGASAARNRGVDETQSPWILFLDADDLIEPGTLSRRLETARASGADVIVCDWREFSGQPAEGVTRSLDWTAIRRDAEHAIAAGAWATTAAILYRRALVERIGGFRADLPVIQDARFFFDAAAAGGRFAHSPHLGASYRLRPQSLSRRDPTRFLLDILSNGKQIEESWRGRNVLDDMRLQALMGVYNVAGRGLFSLGHEQWFEAVAAQRSLGLPLPRHSRVMEPLARMIGLRPARLLGALAKVA; this is encoded by the coding sequence ATGCCGAACTCCTCATCTCCTGCGGCGGCGCAGGACGACGCCGTCGCCGTTATCGTGCCGTGCTATGACTCGGCGGACACGCTCGCCGAGACGCTCGAGAGCGTCCTCGCGCAAGAAGGGCCGCTCGAGATCATCGTCGTCGATGACGGTTCGCGCGACGAGTCGCTCGCCGTGGCGAGGCGCTTCGAACCGCGTGTGCGCGTGGTGTCGGGCCCCAATCGCGGCGCCTCGGCGGCGCGCAATCGCGGCGTTGACGAGACGCAATCGCCTTGGATTCTGTTTCTCGACGCCGATGACCTCATCGAGCCGGGCACGCTATCGCGCCGGCTCGAGACGGCGCGCGCCAGCGGGGCCGATGTGATTGTCTGCGACTGGCGCGAGTTTTCCGGGCAACCTGCCGAGGGCGTGACGCGCTCGCTCGATTGGACGGCGATTCGGCGGGACGCCGAGCATGCGATCGCCGCGGGCGCCTGGGCGACCACCGCCGCCATTCTCTATCGGCGTGCGCTGGTCGAGCGCATCGGCGGATTTCGCGCCGATCTGCCAGTCATTCAGGATGCGCGCTTCTTCTTCGACGCCGCCGCCGCGGGCGGACGCTTTGCGCATTCGCCGCATCTCGGCGCCTCCTATCGATTGCGCCCCCAGAGCCTGTCGCGCCGCGATCCGACGCGCTTCCTGCTCGACATTCTGTCGAACGGCAAGCAGATCGAGGAGTCCTGGCGCGGGCGGAACGTGCTCGACGATATGCGCCTGCAGGCGTTGATGGGCGTCTATAATGTCGCCGGGCGCGGGCTGTTCAGCCTCGGGCATGAGCAATGGTTCGAGGCGGTGGCGGCGCAGCGCAGCCTCGGGCTTCCACTGCCGCGTCACTCGCGTGTGATGGAGCCGCTCGCGCGCATGATCGGCCTGCGCCCCGCTCGCCTCCTCGGCGCGCTGGCGAAGGTCGCATGA
- a CDS encoding glycosyltransferase, with the protein MSGRRHLLQASAWYPPYDLGGTEIYLQGLVGELAERGVESVIVVPRPDGAPQRYRHEGACVETYPVSGAATAHELRRGAPHAGFEEFRTVLARHSGAIYHQHSWTRGCGPQHLRAAHELGLRTVVTVHVGGAFCLRGTMMLRGEGPCDGFIDERRCAGCWAESRGLPKPLAMRLASLPLGAARAARRFASPVATALSARALGAEKKRDLAEMIERADRIVAVCGWLRDALVANGAPEKKLVVSRQGVTRGFLANARANPRRPRSGRLELLYLGRWHWTKGVDVVVRAIAALPRSLDLRLTMRGPEGGAEERAYKADIRALVGDDPRFCFADAAPNARLPEIMALHDCLVVPSLWLETGPMVALEAQACGLFVLGSRLGGLAELLDGRGGGELVEAGSVEAWRDAILRLAERGAENNVLRETNEPRTMAAAAADMIALYDELAG; encoded by the coding sequence ATGAGCGGTCGGCGTCACCTGCTCCAGGCCTCCGCCTGGTATCCGCCTTATGATCTCGGCGGGACCGAGATCTATCTCCAAGGATTGGTCGGAGAGCTCGCCGAACGCGGCGTCGAGAGCGTGATCGTGGTTCCGCGTCCAGACGGCGCGCCGCAACGTTATCGCCATGAGGGCGCTTGCGTCGAAACCTATCCGGTCAGCGGCGCGGCGACGGCGCACGAGCTTCGTCGCGGCGCGCCACATGCCGGTTTCGAGGAGTTTCGCACGGTGCTGGCGCGGCATAGCGGCGCGATCTATCACCAGCACTCCTGGACGCGCGGATGCGGGCCGCAGCATTTGCGAGCGGCGCACGAGCTCGGGCTGCGCACGGTCGTCACAGTGCATGTCGGCGGCGCTTTCTGTCTGCGCGGCACGATGATGCTGCGCGGCGAGGGCCCTTGCGACGGCTTTATCGACGAGCGTCGATGCGCCGGCTGCTGGGCGGAGTCACGAGGGCTGCCGAAGCCACTGGCGATGCGGCTCGCGTCTTTGCCGCTCGGCGCGGCGCGCGCAGCGCGCCGTTTCGCATCGCCTGTGGCGACGGCGCTGTCGGCGCGCGCGCTCGGCGCAGAGAAAAAGCGGGATCTCGCCGAGATGATCGAGCGCGCCGATCGCATCGTCGCGGTCTGTGGATGGCTGCGGGACGCGCTCGTCGCCAATGGCGCGCCGGAGAAGAAGCTGGTCGTGAGCCGGCAGGGCGTGACGCGCGGGTTTCTCGCGAACGCGCGCGCCAATCCGCGTCGTCCCCGTTCAGGGCGGCTGGAGCTGCTCTATCTCGGACGCTGGCATTGGACAAAGGGAGTCGACGTCGTCGTGCGTGCGATCGCGGCGCTGCCGCGCAGCCTCGATCTCCGTCTCACCATGCGCGGCCCGGAAGGCGGCGCCGAGGAGCGCGCCTATAAGGCTGATATTCGCGCGCTGGTCGGCGATGATCCGCGCTTTTGCTTCGCCGACGCCGCGCCCAATGCGCGTTTGCCCGAGATCATGGCGCTGCATGATTGCCTCGTCGTCCCGTCGCTCTGGCTCGAGACGGGACCAATGGTGGCGCTGGAGGCGCAGGCTTGCGGGCTTTTCGTGCTCGGCTCGCGGCTCGGCGGACTCGCGGAGCTGCTGGACGGACGCGGGGGCGGCGAGCTCGTGGAGGCGGGCTCGGTCGAAGCCTGGCGCGACGCGATCCTGCGCCTCGCCGAGCGCGGCGCTGAGAACAATGTGCTGCGCGAGACGAACGAACCGCGGACGATGGCCGCGGCGGCCGCGGACATGATCGCGCTCTACGACGAGCTCGCAGGATGA
- a CDS encoding glycosyltransferase — protein MRTILAYPGNSCHAQNAALALLEAGALQTFLTSFRFDRNGALASMLRRAPFGFGEAIVRQLGRRAFDLLPGEKITTLPAWEILRTAAQVARVSPPVVDRIWDQMARRFDAEAARRFVPRTRAIVAFEYIALASFRRAQQEGVARILHLPSLDSRHFDELRRREVARWRELATPYDAYFESKFEERYERCCAERDLADVMIANSSLTAWSHVERGADPTRVFVAPLGGPEPIARVETARYDERRPLRVMFAGQFSIGKGAYYLISAWRKLAAGDRAELVVYGRRALPAPLLASLSDDVQLQGAVTRDVLFAAYERADVLVFPTLSDGFGMVVAEALAHGLPVITTDQAGAADLIGPDNGRIIPAADADALCEALQWCLDNRRRLVEMRFHALETARRNRWTAYRRRLIANVDLGLRNRGYSPTFDRPDSTGEFPPRPLVRS, from the coding sequence ATGCGCACGATCCTCGCTTATCCCGGCAATTCCTGCCACGCGCAGAATGCGGCGCTCGCGCTTCTCGAGGCGGGCGCTCTGCAAACGTTTCTGACGAGCTTTCGCTTCGATCGAAATGGCGCGCTCGCCTCGATGCTGCGGCGCGCTCCGTTCGGTTTCGGCGAGGCGATTGTTCGACAGCTCGGACGCCGCGCGTTCGATCTGCTTCCGGGCGAGAAAATCACCACGCTTCCCGCATGGGAAATTCTGCGGACCGCGGCGCAGGTCGCGCGCGTCAGCCCGCCCGTCGTCGATCGCATCTGGGATCAGATGGCGCGGCGCTTCGACGCCGAGGCGGCGCGCCGCTTCGTGCCGCGCACGCGCGCGATCGTCGCCTTCGAATATATCGCGCTCGCATCCTTTCGACGCGCGCAGCAGGAGGGCGTCGCGCGCATTCTGCATCTGCCGTCGCTCGACAGTCGGCATTTCGACGAGCTGCGTCGCCGCGAGGTCGCGCGCTGGCGTGAGCTCGCGACGCCCTATGACGCTTATTTCGAATCGAAATTCGAGGAAAGATACGAGAGATGCTGCGCGGAGCGCGATCTCGCCGATGTGATGATCGCGAACTCGTCCCTGACGGCATGGTCGCATGTCGAGCGCGGCGCCGATCCGACGCGCGTCTTCGTCGCCCCGCTCGGCGGACCCGAGCCGATCGCGCGGGTGGAGACGGCGCGCTATGACGAGCGGCGGCCGTTGCGGGTGATGTTCGCGGGCCAATTCAGCATCGGCAAGGGCGCCTATTATCTTATTAGCGCATGGCGCAAGCTGGCCGCGGGCGACCGTGCCGAGCTCGTGGTCTATGGACGCCGGGCGCTGCCGGCGCCGCTGCTCGCATCGCTGTCCGATGATGTGCAGCTGCAGGGCGCGGTGACGCGGGACGTGCTTTTCGCCGCCTATGAGCGCGCCGATGTGCTGGTGTTTCCGACGTTGTCCGACGGCTTTGGAATGGTGGTTGCGGAGGCGCTGGCGCACGGGCTCCCCGTCATCACCACCGATCAGGCGGGGGCCGCGGATCTCATCGGCCCCGACAACGGGCGGATCATTCCCGCCGCCGACGCGGATGCGCTCTGCGAGGCGCTGCAATGGTGCCTCGACAATCGTCGTCGCCTCGTCGAGATGCGCTTCCACGCGCTGGAGACCGCGCGGCGAAATCGCTGGACGGCTTATCGCCGTCGCTTGATCGCCAATGTCGATCTCGGCCTTCGCAACAGAGGCTACTCGCCGACGTTCGACCGGCCGGACTCGACCGGCGAGTTCCCCCCGCGTCCGCTGGTGCGATCATGA
- a CDS encoding glycosyltransferase, whose amino-acid sequence MRAPVICIITPGPLGSTPRVVKEAEALVGAGFRVRVISTRTLDSVEPRDHSILASARFDSERIDLRSRFRWRLRRCAQIGARLVHDISGSAADYAFRPATAPLMAAALRAPADLYIAHYPAALPAAARAARRHGVRYAYDAEDFHPGDWPVDRAYDGERRYLRAIETRYLRGCAHVTAAAPMIADAYANAYRIPRPTVVLNLFPRDRAPDAPTERGSASPGPSLYWFSQMIGPARGLECAVRAIGCARTRPHLYLRGNPVPGFVDELRRIAGEVGAADRLHVLEPDLPERMERLSAAYDLGLCGEPGLSPNNALLLSNKLFTFLVAGLPPILSDTPAQAAIAAEIGAADRVYRRDSHEALATMLDRLLGDPAALARARAEAHRLGRERFNWETERERLVELVRMSTAQIVEPQKETAHA is encoded by the coding sequence ATGAGGGCGCCCGTCATCTGCATCATTACGCCTGGACCGCTCGGCTCGACCCCGCGTGTCGTCAAGGAGGCCGAAGCGCTCGTCGGCGCCGGCTTTCGCGTTCGCGTGATCTCGACACGAACGCTCGACAGCGTCGAGCCTCGCGACCATTCGATTCTCGCGTCCGCCCGCTTCGACAGCGAGCGTATCGATCTGCGCTCCCGTTTCCGATGGCGCTTGCGACGCTGCGCTCAGATCGGCGCGCGCCTCGTTCACGACATTTCGGGATCGGCCGCCGATTACGCCTTCCGACCGGCGACCGCGCCGCTGATGGCGGCGGCGTTGCGCGCGCCCGCCGATCTCTACATCGCGCATTATCCCGCAGCTCTGCCTGCGGCGGCGCGGGCGGCGCGGCGTCACGGCGTGCGCTACGCCTATGACGCGGAGGATTTTCATCCGGGGGACTGGCCGGTCGATCGCGCCTATGACGGCGAGCGTCGCTATCTTCGCGCGATAGAGACCCGCTATCTGCGCGGCTGCGCGCATGTGACGGCGGCGGCTCCGATGATCGCCGACGCTTACGCGAATGCCTATCGAATCCCGCGACCGACTGTCGTGCTCAATCTGTTTCCTCGAGATAGGGCTCCCGATGCGCCGACGGAGAGAGGCAGCGCATCGCCCGGACCATCGCTCTATTGGTTCTCCCAAATGATCGGCCCCGCCCGCGGATTGGAGTGTGCGGTTCGCGCCATCGGCTGCGCGCGCACGCGTCCGCATCTCTATCTGCGCGGCAATCCTGTGCCCGGCTTCGTCGATGAGCTGCGGCGCATCGCCGGCGAGGTGGGCGCGGCGGATCGTCTGCATGTTCTGGAGCCGGACCTTCCAGAGCGCATGGAGCGCCTGTCGGCCGCCTACGATCTCGGGCTCTGCGGCGAGCCGGGTCTATCGCCGAACAATGCGCTGCTTTTGTCGAACAAGCTCTTTACATTTCTCGTCGCCGGCCTGCCGCCCATTCTATCGGACACTCCAGCGCAGGCGGCGATCGCGGCGGAGATCGGCGCCGCCGATCGTGTGTATCGGCGTGACTCGCATGAGGCGCTCGCCACGATGCTCGATCGTCTCCTCGGTGATCCAGCGGCGCTCGCTCGCGCGCGGGCCGAAGCGCATCGGCTCGGACGAGAGCGTTTCAATTGGGAGACCGAGCGCGAGCGGCTCGTCGAATTGGTGCGAATGTCGACGGCGCAAATTGTCGAGCCGCAGAAGGAGACAGCGCATGCGTGA
- a CDS encoding glycosyltransferase — protein MTTHRNVIILSPHFPPSTVAGVHRARHLAKHLPAFGWKPVVLCVHERFHAQSLDPELARLVDPSTRVEKVAALPTAMSRRFGVGDIGLRALPQLGAALARLSRDLPARAVVITGSPFYPMLLSAIAKRCGAKVVLDFQDPWVSRWGATQSSWSKAGAAHRLATALEPLALRHADFVTSVSDVQNSEMAERHRWLDATRMAGLPIGGDPEDFVHLRSMAKEAAAPRGEKPIVLSFVGAFMPRSTAPMRALLRGFALLRASEPRLAERLELNFIGTSNSPDDTTGFRVRPLAEVEGVADQVRETPRRLPYLEALAALACSDGLLLVGSDEPHYTASKIYPALMSGRPWLSLFHRSSSANAILRAAGGGVAVDFASDEELVGAPPVIAGALRRLATESDAFGVADPNAYAPYQARAIAGRFAAIFDSLVGERVASPSMELERN, from the coding sequence ATGACGACACATCGAAACGTCATCATCCTGTCGCCGCATTTCCCGCCGTCGACAGTCGCCGGCGTGCATCGGGCGCGGCATCTCGCCAAACATCTTCCGGCCTTCGGCTGGAAGCCCGTGGTGCTTTGCGTGCATGAGCGATTCCACGCGCAGTCGCTCGATCCAGAGCTCGCGCGACTCGTCGATCCGTCGACGCGCGTGGAGAAGGTCGCCGCATTGCCGACCGCAATGTCACGGCGTTTCGGCGTCGGCGATATCGGTCTGCGCGCTCTTCCGCAGCTCGGCGCCGCGCTCGCGCGGCTCTCGCGCGATCTGCCCGCTCGCGCGGTCGTGATCACCGGATCGCCCTTCTATCCGATGCTGCTCTCCGCCATCGCCAAGCGTTGCGGCGCGAAGGTCGTGCTGGACTTTCAGGATCCCTGGGTGTCGCGATGGGGAGCGACGCAATCGTCGTGGAGCAAGGCGGGGGCGGCGCATCGCCTCGCGACAGCGCTCGAGCCGCTGGCTCTGCGCCATGCCGATTTCGTCACCTCGGTGTCGGATGTGCAGAATAGCGAAATGGCCGAGCGTCATCGGTGGCTCGACGCGACGCGCATGGCCGGCCTGCCGATCGGCGGCGACCCGGAAGACTTCGTTCATTTGCGGTCCATGGCCAAGGAAGCGGCGGCGCCGCGAGGGGAGAAGCCGATCGTGCTGAGCTTCGTCGGCGCCTTCATGCCGCGCTCGACCGCGCCGATGCGCGCGCTCTTGCGAGGGTTCGCGCTGCTGCGCGCGTCGGAGCCGCGGCTCGCTGAGCGGCTCGAATTGAATTTTATCGGCACCAGCAATTCGCCCGATGATACGACGGGCTTTCGCGTGCGGCCGCTCGCCGAGGTGGAAGGCGTCGCCGATCAGGTGCGCGAGACGCCGCGTCGGCTGCCCTATCTCGAGGCGCTAGCGGCGCTCGCATGCTCGGACGGCCTGTTGCTCGTCGGGTCGGACGAGCCGCATTACACGGCCTCGAAAATCTATCCGGCGTTGATGTCGGGGCGACCCTGGCTATCGTTGTTCCATCGTTCGAGCAGCGCCAACGCCATCTTGCGCGCTGCGGGGGGCGGCGTCGCGGTGGATTTCGCCTCCGACGAGGAGCTGGTTGGCGCTCCGCCCGTGATCGCCGGCGCGCTGCGTCGGTTGGCCACCGAGAGCGATGCGTTCGGCGTCGCCGACCCGAATGCTTATGCGCCTTATCAGGCGCGCGCCATCGCAGGGCGCTTTGCGGCGATCTTCGATTCGCTGGTCGGCGAGCGCGTCGCGTCCCCGTCGATGGAGCTCGAGCGAAATTGA
- a CDS encoding glycosyltransferase, which translates to MTRLAVLASHPIQYQAPLFRALAQHVDLHVFFAFRSSPQAQAAAGFGELFEWDVDLLGGYRSSFLVNVAARPSSERFLGCDTPDIDRLLGAGRFDALLVMGWNLKCYAQGVLAARRRGVPVLVRGDSHLATPRSPGKRLGKAFVYPILLRSFDAALYVGELSRSYYRRYRYPEHRLHFSPHCVDTDWFAARATAEERERLRRRCGVSPNIRLVLFAGKLQALKRPLDLIEAVAALRRSGRSDIELLVAGEGEMRDAMTRCAASAGVPLHMLGFCNQTAMPSAYAAADCLVLPSSGETWGLVANEALACGAPIIVSDACGCAPDLATDPCVGRVYPMGDVARLAAAITQTFDLPRDVAAISRLSARYGVGAAAAGVVDALRSVAARRRAVS; encoded by the coding sequence TTGACTCGTCTCGCCGTTCTCGCCTCGCATCCGATCCAATATCAGGCGCCATTGTTTCGCGCTTTGGCGCAGCATGTCGATCTGCATGTCTTCTTCGCCTTCCGTTCGTCGCCGCAGGCGCAGGCGGCGGCGGGATTTGGCGAATTGTTCGAATGGGACGTCGATCTTCTGGGCGGCTACAGGAGCAGCTTTCTCGTCAATGTCGCAGCGCGGCCGTCGTCGGAGCGCTTTCTGGGTTGCGACACGCCCGATATCGACCGGCTTCTCGGCGCCGGGAGGTTCGATGCGCTTCTGGTGATGGGCTGGAATTTGAAGTGCTATGCGCAAGGGGTGCTCGCGGCGCGCCGGCGCGGCGTTCCCGTGCTGGTGCGCGGCGACAGCCATTTGGCGACGCCGCGCTCGCCGGGAAAGCGACTGGGCAAGGCGTTCGTCTATCCGATTCTGCTGCGCAGCTTCGATGCGGCGCTCTATGTCGGCGAGTTGTCGCGATCCTATTATCGACGCTATCGCTATCCGGAGCATCGCTTGCATTTTTCGCCGCATTGCGTCGACACGGATTGGTTCGCCGCGCGCGCCACCGCCGAGGAGCGAGAGAGGTTGCGCCGGCGCTGCGGCGTCTCGCCGAACATCCGGCTCGTCCTGTTCGCTGGCAAGCTGCAGGCGTTGAAGCGTCCGCTCGATCTGATCGAGGCTGTCGCGGCGCTGCGACGGAGCGGGCGCAGCGACATCGAGCTGCTCGTCGCCGGGGAAGGCGAGATGCGCGACGCCATGACTCGTTGCGCCGCGAGCGCCGGCGTGCCGCTGCATATGCTGGGATTTTGCAATCAGACCGCCATGCCGAGCGCCTATGCCGCCGCCGATTGTCTCGTGCTGCCGTCGAGCGGCGAGACCTGGGGGCTCGTCGCCAATGAGGCGCTCGCCTGCGGCGCGCCGATCATCGTCTCCGACGCTTGCGGCTGCGCGCCGGATCTCGCGACCGATCCTTGTGTGGGCCGCGTCTATCCGATGGGAGACGTTGCGCGTCTCGCGGCGGCGATCACGCAGACATTCGATCTTCCCCGTGACGTCGCCGCCATTTCCCGCCTCAGCGCGCGCTATGGGGTCGGCGCCGCCGCGGCGGGCGTCGTCGACGCGTTGCGCTCGGTCGCGGCGCGACGTCGAGCCGTGTCCTGA
- a CDS encoding glycosyltransferase gives MRRLGVLHVIPSVSLREGGPARALATMERALDEAGVRVTTVATSHGLGDAAPARARRIYSKLWASPYKFAPGLAPTLAAAIRSHDVVHIHALFSFSSTLAAWIARLYGVPYVVRPLGVLNAWGVGERRARLKRLSIALVERSNLRAAAAVHFTSEQEKEEAERLGLAFRSVVIPLGVEAPEQSGDATRQLLPAALAGRMAILFLSRVSPKKNLETLIDAFALSPVLRKSAALVVAGEGEADYVERLRARARVAGVGEAVCWLGHVDGAQKALALRSADVFVLPSFSENFGIAAVEAMQAGLPCVLTPGVAVAASAEGAGAAIIVEPEATALRVALERLIGDGEARRRMSVRAREFSHEAWSTETMAARLVDLYETVARGRSSGE, from the coding sequence GTGAGGCGACTCGGCGTGCTGCATGTGATTCCCTCGGTTTCACTGCGGGAAGGCGGGCCGGCGCGCGCGCTCGCGACGATGGAGCGTGCGCTCGACGAGGCGGGCGTGCGCGTCACCACTGTCGCCACGAGTCACGGTCTCGGCGATGCGGCGCCGGCGCGTGCGCGGCGCATTTATTCTAAGCTCTGGGCGAGCCCCTATAAGTTCGCGCCCGGCCTCGCTCCGACGCTGGCGGCGGCCATTCGCTCGCATGATGTCGTGCATATCCACGCGCTGTTCTCCTTTTCCTCGACGCTCGCTGCCTGGATCGCGCGGCTCTATGGCGTTCCCTATGTCGTGCGGCCGCTCGGCGTTTTGAACGCCTGGGGAGTAGGCGAGCGACGCGCGCGGTTGAAGCGTCTGTCGATCGCGCTCGTCGAGCGGAGCAATCTGCGCGCCGCGGCGGCGGTTCATTTCACCAGCGAGCAGGAGAAAGAGGAGGCCGAACGTCTCGGCCTCGCTTTTCGCAGCGTCGTCATTCCGCTCGGCGTCGAAGCGCCGGAGCAGAGCGGTGATGCGACCAGGCAGCTTCTGCCGGCTGCGCTCGCCGGAAGAATGGCGATCTTGTTTTTGTCGCGTGTGTCGCCGAAGAAAAATCTCGAGACGCTGATCGACGCCTTCGCGCTCTCGCCGGTCCTTCGGAAGTCAGCGGCGCTGGTCGTGGCGGGAGAGGGTGAGGCGGATTATGTCGAGCGGCTGCGGGCGCGGGCGCGCGTCGCCGGCGTCGGGGAGGCGGTGTGCTGGCTCGGTCATGTCGACGGCGCGCAAAAGGCGCTCGCTCTGCGGTCGGCGGATGTATTCGTTCTACCGTCCTTTTCCGAGAATTTCGGCATCGCGGCGGTCGAGGCGATGCAGGCGGGGCTTCCCTGCGTGCTGACGCCGGGAGTGGCGGTGGCGGCTTCGGCGGAAGGCGCCGGCGCGGCGATCATCGTGGAGCCGGAGGCGACGGCGCTTCGCGTCGCGCTCGAGCGGCTGATCGGCGACGGCGAGGCGCGGCGGCGCATGAGCGTGCGAGCGCGGGAATTTTCCCATGAGGCCTGGTCGACGGAGACGATGGCGGCGCGTCTCGTCGATCTCTATGAGACTGTGGCGCGCGGCAGGAGCAGCGGCGAATGA
- a CDS encoding glycosyltransferase family 2 protein, protein MSFLDHVAVLVLTLDEAPNIGRALEALRDFPEIVVLDSGSRDDTLRIVAAFPNARIAQRSFDTHANQWNYGLFRCGIERPFVLALDADHIVPPALVEEIAHLSPSSATCGFRARFRYCVFGEGLSGALYPPSIVLFRRERCHYIQSGHTQRLVIDGAVVELVGVIDHDDRKPLARWFGSQQKYAALEARHLLGTPRDRLRLSDRIRRLGWLSPWLIGLYTLVVKRCALDGWRGWFYVLQRVLAETLIALEIIDRRRRVEATVIGQERRGVGAASAKKGR, encoded by the coding sequence ATGAGCTTTCTCGACCATGTGGCGGTTCTCGTTTTGACGCTCGACGAAGCGCCGAACATCGGCCGAGCGCTGGAGGCGCTGCGCGACTTTCCCGAGATCGTCGTGCTCGACAGCGGGAGCCGCGACGACACATTGCGGATCGTCGCCGCCTTTCCCAATGCGCGGATCGCGCAACGCAGCTTCGACACCCATGCGAACCAATGGAACTACGGCTTGTTCCGCTGCGGGATCGAGCGTCCCTTCGTGCTCGCTCTCGACGCCGATCACATCGTTCCGCCGGCCCTCGTCGAGGAGATCGCGCATCTTTCGCCTTCTTCCGCCACCTGCGGCTTTCGTGCGCGCTTTCGCTATTGCGTGTTCGGGGAAGGACTGTCGGGAGCGCTCTATCCGCCGAGCATCGTGTTGTTTCGGCGGGAGCGCTGCCATTATATTCAGTCGGGCCATACGCAACGTCTGGTGATCGACGGGGCTGTCGTCGAGCTCGTCGGCGTGATCGATCACGACGATCGCAAGCCGCTCGCGCGTTGGTTCGGGTCGCAGCAGAAATACGCCGCGCTCGAGGCGCGGCATCTGCTCGGGACGCCGCGCGATCGTCTGCGCCTCTCCGATCGCATTCGGCGGTTGGGCTGGCTCTCGCCGTGGCTGATCGGCCTCTACACGCTCGTCGTGAAGCGCTGCGCGCTCGATGGCTGGCGCGGCTGGTTCTATGTGCTGCAACGTGTGCTCGCGGAGACTTTGATCGCGCTCGAGATCATCGATCGGAGACGGCGCGTCGAGGCGACCGTCATAGGGCAGGAGCGGCGCGGCGTCGGCGCCGCGTCGGCGAAGAAGGGTCGATGA